A stretch of the Bacillus sp. FJAT-18017 genome encodes the following:
- a CDS encoding RNA-guided endonuclease InsQ/TnpB family protein: protein MATDKNGNYIKGTKKELPEGWVTYGFRFAIFPAEEDRKVLERSFGCERKVYNEYVAALYEHLEKIGFQGGFIQYKTPNYTTITQKYDFLDKSNDSFVYNDAKIRFQAAVKKYNDEFAKKPMQYKKAVRKKMRTAGYVPTLRDMKGLPKFHSKKQGKFSYTTNQTNGNIKIVQRNAQSLLCIPKFRNGIPIAMHRELPKEAIIKKATIKREGDRYMVSLSVDFPMKQEPLRSNIEEDEVLALDYSQTNLYVDSEGCKAGYPRYHKIIEKRQRRLNKSLARKRNRALVDSEDRILYSTTYQNTLKNYQKTMAKAKNQRKDFLHKRSNQITNDYAAIVVEDLDLSNLAQCLSLGKKLHDNGFGMFRTMLEYKAKKKGKHLIFADTFFPSTKLCSECNSKKETVKLSERVYVCEHCRTKMDRDYNAAKNLKQYGIKILSDLGFMAGVPVPV from the coding sequence ATGGCTACCGACAAGAATGGAAACTATATAAAAGGTACCAAAAAAGAGCTGCCTGAAGGTTGGGTTACGTATGGCTTTCGTTTTGCAATATTCCCGGCTGAAGAAGATAGAAAAGTATTAGAACGCTCTTTCGGATGCGAACGAAAAGTATACAATGAGTATGTAGCTGCACTCTACGAACATTTGGAGAAAATCGGGTTTCAAGGCGGATTCATTCAATACAAAACTCCTAACTACACCACCATCACTCAGAAATATGACTTTCTCGATAAATCCAACGATTCGTTTGTTTACAATGATGCGAAAATCCGTTTTCAGGCCGCGGTGAAGAAATATAATGATGAATTCGCCAAAAAGCCGATGCAGTACAAAAAAGCGGTCCGGAAAAAGATGCGAACGGCTGGTTATGTTCCGACTCTGCGAGACATGAAAGGCCTCCCCAAATTCCACAGTAAGAAGCAAGGAAAGTTCAGCTACACCACCAATCAAACGAATGGAAATATTAAAATCGTCCAACGTAACGCCCAATCCCTGCTATGTATCCCGAAATTTCGAAATGGAATCCCGATTGCCATGCATCGTGAGTTACCTAAAGAAGCGATTATCAAGAAAGCGACCATTAAAAGGGAAGGAGATCGCTATATGGTATCGTTGTCTGTGGATTTTCCAATGAAGCAAGAGCCGTTACGGAGTAACATCGAGGAAGATGAAGTGCTGGCTCTGGATTATAGCCAAACTAATTTATACGTGGATAGCGAGGGGTGTAAAGCCGGGTATCCAAGGTACCATAAGATCATTGAAAAGCGCCAGAGACGGTTGAACAAATCATTGGCCAGGAAAAGGAATAGAGCTCTGGTCGATTCTGAGGACAGGATTCTTTACTCAACTACTTATCAAAACACGCTTAAGAACTATCAAAAAACCATGGCCAAGGCAAAAAACCAGCGGAAAGATTTTCTCCACAAAAGAAGCAATCAGATAACCAATGATTATGCCGCTATTGTGGTGGAAGACCTGGATTTGAGCAATTTGGCACAATGCCTGTCCCTGGGCAAGAAATTGCATGACAACGGGTTCGGCATGTTCCGAACCATGTTGGAGTATAAAGCGAAGAAAAAAGGAAAGCATCTTATCTTCGCAGATACATTCTTTCCTTCCACAAAACTATGCAGTGAATGCAATTCAAAAAAAGAAACAGTAAAACTCTCAGAGAGAGTGTATGTGTGCGAGCATTGCCGCACAAAAATGGATCGAGACTATAATGCGGCCAAAAATCTAAAACAGTACGGAATCAAGATACTGTCGGATTTAGGTTTTATGGCTGGGGTACCAGTGCCGGTATAG
- the galE gene encoding UDP-glucose 4-epimerase GalE: MAILVTGGAGFIGSHTCVELLNADYDIVSIDNFTNSNPEALERIRQITGKDFPFYEADLLDKSTLETVFAENNIDAVIHFAGLKAVGESVTDPLRYYHNNVGGTLILCDVMKKFEVKKMVFSSSATVYGVPKAVPIPEDLPLGSTNPYGRSKLFIEEILKDLYNSDPEWSISCLRYFNPIGAHQSGLIGEDPNGIPNNLMPYITQVAAGRLRELKVFGSDYPTKDGTGVRDYIHVVDLALGHLKALEKIQSETGFDAYNLGTGKGYSVFEVIQAFEKATGKVIPYKVTERRPGDIAECFANPEKAKNELGWHATKEINEMCTDSWRWQLNNINGYVKGKLVEKQPVTEKV; encoded by the coding sequence ATGGCTATTTTAGTTACTGGTGGCGCAGGATTTATTGGGTCCCATACATGTGTGGAACTTCTAAATGCAGATTATGACATTGTCTCAATTGATAACTTTACAAATAGCAATCCTGAGGCATTAGAAAGAATAAGACAAATAACAGGTAAAGATTTTCCTTTTTATGAAGCTGACTTATTGGACAAGAGCACCCTTGAGACAGTATTTGCCGAGAACAATATAGATGCTGTCATTCATTTTGCCGGACTAAAAGCTGTAGGAGAATCGGTAACAGATCCACTTCGCTATTATCATAATAATGTGGGTGGCACCTTAATCCTTTGTGATGTTATGAAAAAATTCGAGGTAAAGAAAATGGTATTCAGTTCCTCGGCAACTGTATATGGAGTTCCTAAAGCAGTTCCTATCCCGGAAGATCTGCCCCTGGGGTCGACGAATCCGTACGGCCGATCCAAGCTATTCATTGAGGAAATCTTAAAAGATCTTTATAACTCAGATCCCGAGTGGAGCATATCCTGCCTTAGATACTTCAATCCAATCGGGGCACATCAGAGCGGCCTTATTGGGGAAGACCCCAATGGAATTCCAAATAACCTGATGCCCTATATCACCCAGGTAGCAGCCGGGAGATTAAGAGAGCTGAAGGTTTTTGGATCTGATTATCCAACCAAAGATGGTACAGGTGTAAGGGATTATATCCATGTAGTTGATTTGGCCCTTGGACATTTAAAAGCATTGGAAAAAATTCAATCAGAAACAGGATTCGATGCATACAACTTAGGCACAGGAAAGGGATATAGTGTTTTTGAAGTGATTCAGGCTTTTGAGAAAGCAACCGGGAAAGTGATACCTTACAAAGTAACCGAACGCAGGCCTGGTGATATTGCCGAATGTTTTGCAAATCCCGAGAAGGCGAAAAATGAGCTTGGTTGGCACGCTACAAAAGAAATTAACGAAATGTGCACAGATTCGTGGAGATGGCAGTTGAATAATATTAACGGTTATGTAAAAGGTAAGCTGGTTGAGAAGCAGCCGGTTACAGAAAAAGTTTAA